The Miscanthus floridulus cultivar M001 chromosome 17, ASM1932011v1, whole genome shotgun sequence genome has a window encoding:
- the LOC136518589 gene encoding phospholipase A1-II 7-like: MASSANGSIAKRWRELQGDNSWKGLLDPLDMDLRKSIISYGELAEATYDGFNTERRSPHAGACMYGYSDLLASSGVAAAGHYEVTRFIYATSGQPLPDAFLLRPLAALKDVWSRESNFMGYVAVATDEGAAALGRRDIVVAWRGTVQSLEWVNDLGFTPVPAAPVLGSKAAANPLAMVHMGFLSMYTSSHAGSKFNKTSARDQVFEEVRRLVELYKDEEMSITITGHSLGAAISILNAVDIVSNGVNVPGGSSSTNKPPCPVTAIVFACPHVGDRFFRSAFQSFKDLKALHVKNAGDVVPMYPPLAYVDVAVTLNINTGRSPYLKWPGTVQTLHNLECYLHGVAGEQGSAGGFKLEVERDVALVNKGSDALKDEYPVPASWWAPKINKGMVKDDADGQLKLNDFQQI, from the coding sequence ATGGCATCCTCTGCAAATGGAAGCATCGCCAAGAGGTGGCGCGAGCTCCAAGGCGACAACTCCTGGAAGGGCCTCCTGGACCCGCTGGATATGGACCTCCGCAAGTCCATCATCTCCTACGGCGAGCTCGCCGAGGCCACCTACGACGGGTTCAACACGGAGCGGCGGTCCCCGCACGCCGGCGCCTGCATGTACGGCTACTCCGACCTGCTGGCCAGCTCGGGCGTGGCGGCGGCCGGCCACTACGAGGTCACCAGGTTCATCTACGCCACGTCGGGGCAGCCCCTCCCCGACGCCTTCCTCCTGCGCCCGCTGGCGGCGCTCAAGGACGTGTGGTCCAGGGAGTCCAACTTCATGGGCTACGTCGCCGTGGCCACCGACGAGGGCGCCGCCGCGCTGGGGAGGCGCGACATCGTCGTCGCGTGGCGCGGCACCGTGCAGAGCCTGGAGTGGGTCAACGACCTCGGCTTCACGCCCGTGCCCGCCGCGCCGGTCCTCGGCTCCAAGGCCGCCGCCAACCCCTTGGCGATGGTGCACATGGGCTTCCTCTCCATGTACACGTCCAGCCACGCCGGCTCCAAGTTCAACAAGACTAGCGCAAGGGACCAGGTCTTCGAGGAGGTGAGGAGGCTGGTGGAGCTCTACAAGGACGAGGAGATGAGCATCACCATCACCGGACACAGCCTCGGCGCGGCCATCTCCATCCTCAACGCCGTCGACATCGTCAGCAACGGCGTGAACGTGCCCGGCGGCTCATCATCCACCAATAAGCCGCCGTGCCCGGTGACAGCCATCGTGTTCGCGTGCCCGCACGTCGGCGACCGCTTCTTCAGGTCGGCCTTCCAATCCTTCAAGGACCTCAAGGCTCTCCACGTGAAGAACGCCGGCGACGTCGTGCCAATGTACCCGCCGCTGGCGTACGTGGACGTGGCCGTGACGTTGAACATCAACACCGGTCGGTCGCCGTACCTCAAGTGGCCCGGCACGGTGCAGACGCTCCACAACCTCGAGTGCTACCTGCACGGCGTCGCCGGCGAGCAGGGCAGCGCCGGAGGGTTTAAGCTGGAGGTGGAGCGCGACGTGGCGCTGGTGAACAAGGGCTCCGACGCGCTCAAGGACGAGTACCCGGTGCCGGCGAGCTGGTGGGCGCCAAAGATCAACAAGGGCATGGTGAAGGATGATGCCGACGGCCAGTTGAAGCTCAACGACTTCCAGCAAATCTAA